The proteins below come from a single Mya arenaria isolate MELC-2E11 chromosome 6, ASM2691426v1 genomic window:
- the LOC128237525 gene encoding uncharacterized protein LOC128237525 — MWEVVLAVMLMSIGTPGHAQSASQDMFNVKTMPDPVTRYQACGRSGPSFVCDPNNLLQESQANRLDELLKDIYNETTIPCYASGPRASRRRGYLVMVAIVNKMKRLHTVNITDYSQQVRYMEAQYFSYYLGNELKWGRHSSQCNEMVIIFYSNEDQVLYTSTQPQARKLLTDDIVRTAVLETISADYPYTEPGQLASALMRLVRTYGTVLREEVAPQ; from the exons ATG TGGGAAGTCGTGTTGGCAGTGATGCTGATGAGTATTGGGACCCCCGGGCACGCCCAGTCCGCATCCCAGGACATGTTCAACGTGAAGACGATGCCCGACCCGGTGACACGATACCAGGCGTGCGGGCGCTCCGGGCCCTCTTTTGTATGCGACCCAAACAACCTACTTCAGGAATCGCAAG CCAACAGATTGGACGAGCTACTGAAAGATATTTATAACGAGACCACAATCCCGTGCTACGCTTCCGGTCCACGTGCATCCCGACGACGAGGCTACCTGGTCATGGTGGCGATCGTTAACAAGATGAAGCGACTGCACACTGTCAA CATAACCGACTACAGCCAGCAGGTCCGCTACATGGAGGCGCAGTATTTCTCCTACTACCTGGGTAACGAGCTGAAGTGGGGCCGCCACTCCTCCCAGTGTAACGAGATGGTCATCATCTTCTACTCCAACGAAGACCAAGTG CTCTACACATCGACGCAGCCTCAGGCCCGGAAGTTGTTAACAGACGACATCGTGCGGACAGCAGTCCTGGAGACCATATCCGCCGACTATCCGTACACAGAACCAGGCCAACTAGCGAGCGCCCTCATGCGCCTCGTCAGAACATACGG GACCGTGCTGCGTGAGGAGGTAGCGCCACAATAA